The following are from one region of the Yoonia sp. R2331 genome:
- a CDS encoding VPLPA-CTERM sorting domain-containing protein, which produces MKIFAAAAFAVMLATGAQAAVVASGVTQVGDTGGINAQGADVAIASNNTAYNNTPTSPVADWVWIGDINNNNNAVFEFAFDLTGYDLSTVSLSGVWGVDNSGTIDLNGTVIATLTFGFPAFQTVNNYGTMDSSLFNAGANLLTFTALDQGGPGAIRATAIVEATAVPLPAGAPLLIGGLALLGWMRKRKA; this is translated from the coding sequence ATGAAGATTTTTGCAGCCGCAGCATTCGCGGTCATGCTGGCGACAGGCGCGCAGGCGGCCGTTGTGGCATCAGGTGTGACGCAGGTGGGCGACACTGGTGGGATCAACGCGCAAGGCGCGGATGTGGCCATCGCGTCAAACAACACCGCCTACAACAACACGCCGACATCGCCGGTTGCTGACTGGGTCTGGATCGGTGATATCAACAACAACAACAATGCGGTCTTTGAATTCGCCTTTGATCTGACGGGTTATGACCTTTCGACCGTATCTTTGTCGGGTGTCTGGGGTGTCGATAACTCTGGTACGATCGACCTGAACGGCACAGTGATTGCAACGCTGACTTTCGGGTTCCCGGCGTTTCAGACGGTGAACAACTACGGTACGATGGACAGCAGCCTGTTCAATGCGGGCGCGAACCTGCTGACGTTCACAGCACTTGATCAAGGTGGCCCCGGTGCGATCCGCGCGACGGCGATTGTGGAAGCCACCGCAGTGCCGCTGCCCGCAGGCGCGCCACTGCTGATCGGTGGTCTGGCGCTGCTGGGCTGGATGCGCAAGCGCAAAGCCTGA
- the ftsA gene encoding cell division protein FtsA: MRDLYESQRAMRNMRKAAMQRGVIAILDVGTSKIACLVLRFDGPEQFREHDGIGSLAGQSSFRVIGAATTRSRGVRFGEVDAMQETERAIRTAVQAAQKMANVRVDHVIACFSGARPRSYGLDGAVDIAGGTVTDGDIGRVMAAADVPDYGADRHVLHAQPVNFALDHRSGMADPRGQIGNKLTTDMHMLTVDATVIQNLFFCIKRCDLELAGLASSAYVSGISSLVEDEQELGSACIDLGGGSTGISVFMKKHMIYADAVRMGGDHVTGDISMGLQVPQATAERIKTFYGGVVATGMDDREMIEIGGDTGDYEHDRRTVSRAELIGIMRPRIEEILEEVRVRLDAAGFEYLPSQQIVLTGGGSQIPGLDGLAAKILGQQVRLGRPLRVQGLPQAATGPAFSGAVGLTLFAANPQDEWWDFDIPADTYPARSLKRAVKWFKDNW, from the coding sequence ATGCGGGACCTTTACGAGAGCCAGCGGGCGATGCGGAATATGCGCAAGGCAGCGATGCAGCGGGGTGTCATCGCGATTTTGGATGTGGGCACATCCAAGATCGCCTGTCTGGTGCTGCGCTTTGACGGGCCAGAGCAGTTCCGCGAGCACGACGGGATTGGGTCTCTGGCCGGGCAATCTTCGTTTCGGGTGATTGGAGCCGCCACGACGCGGTCACGCGGGGTGCGGTTTGGCGAAGTGGACGCCATGCAGGAAACCGAGCGTGCGATCCGCACGGCGGTACAGGCCGCCCAAAAGATGGCCAATGTGCGCGTTGATCACGTGATTGCCTGCTTCAGCGGCGCGCGCCCCCGGTCTTATGGGTTGGACGGCGCGGTGGACATCGCGGGCGGGACGGTGACGGATGGTGATATTGGTCGCGTGATGGCTGCCGCAGACGTGCCGGATTACGGTGCGGATCGTCATGTGCTGCATGCGCAGCCGGTGAACTTTGCGCTGGATCATCGCAGCGGCATGGCTGATCCGCGCGGGCAGATCGGCAACAAGCTGACCACGGATATGCATATGCTGACGGTGGATGCGACGGTTATTCAGAACCTGTTTTTCTGCATCAAGCGCTGTGATCTGGAATTGGCGGGGCTGGCGTCCTCTGCTTACGTCTCGGGCATTTCATCGCTGGTCGAGGACGAGCAAGAATTGGGCAGCGCCTGTATTGATCTGGGCGGCGGGTCCACCGGCATTTCGGTCTTTATGAAGAAGCACATGATCTATGCTGATGCGGTGCGCATGGGCGGCGATCACGTGACCGGTGACATCAGCATGGGTTTGCAGGTGCCACAGGCCACAGCAGAGCGGATCAAGACGTTCTATGGCGGCGTCGTGGCGACTGGCATGGATGACCGCGAGATGATCGAGATCGGTGGCGATACCGGGGATTACGAACACGACAGGCGGACCGTCAGCCGGGCAGAGTTGATTGGAATCATGCGCCCCCGGATTGAAGAAATCCTTGAAGAGGTGCGGGTGCGGCTGGATGCGGCGGGCTTTGAATACCTGCCAAGCCAGCAGATCGTGCTGACCGGTGGCGGCAGCCAGATCCCGGGCCTTGACGGGCTGGCGGCGAAGATCCTGGGTCAGCAAGTGCGGTTGGGGCGGCCTTTGCGAGTGCAGGGCTTGCCGCAAGCGGCCACCGGCCCTGCGTTCTCGGGTGCGGTTGGCCTGACCCTGTTCGCGGCCAACCCACAGGATGAATGGTGGGACTTTGATATTCCTGCGGACACTTATCCCGCGCGGTCACTGAAGCGCGCGGTAAAGTGGTTCAAGGACAATTGGTAA
- a CDS encoding cell division protein FtsQ/DivIB: protein MRPLTAPPKPRPIKDPAPSKWGYRWQRMMLTPGFRSAMRVGIPLVLIGVIAATYFSKEERRAQLAMQVAATKAAIQQRPEFMVTDMLVTGADEHIVADVQRVLPLDLPVSSFDLDLEEMRGTVAALNAVEEARVKIGEAGTLTVEITPRVPVALWRERGTLKLIDAGGVFVGVVEARSDRLDLPLIAGDGAQTHIDEALDLFAAASPIANRVRGLVRMGERRWDMVLDKGQRILLPETGAMAAIDRVIALNEAQDLLKRDVAVVDMRNPARATLRLSTEAATAMRRVSETGTEE from the coding sequence ATGCGACCGTTAACCGCCCCACCCAAGCCGCGCCCGATCAAGGACCCGGCCCCCAGCAAATGGGGCTATCGCTGGCAGCGGATGATGCTGACGCCGGGGTTCCGCAGTGCCATGCGCGTGGGTATTCCGCTGGTGCTGATCGGGGTGATTGCAGCCACCTATTTTTCCAAGGAAGAGCGTCGCGCGCAGCTTGCCATGCAGGTCGCCGCAACCAAGGCGGCGATTCAGCAGCGACCCGAGTTCATGGTGACTGATATGCTGGTCACCGGTGCGGATGAACATATCGTCGCGGATGTGCAGCGGGTGTTGCCGCTGGACTTGCCGGTGTCGTCCTTTGATCTGGACCTTGAGGAAATGCGCGGCACGGTAGCCGCGCTGAACGCTGTCGAAGAGGCGCGGGTGAAGATCGGCGAGGCGGGGACGCTGACCGTCGAGATTACGCCCAGGGTGCCGGTGGCGCTGTGGCGTGAGCGCGGAACGCTCAAGCTGATTGATGCGGGCGGTGTCTTTGTGGGGGTGGTCGAGGCGCGGTCAGACCGGCTTGACCTGCCGTTGATCGCAGGCGACGGCGCGCAGACGCATATCGACGAGGCCCTGGACCTTTTTGCAGCCGCCAGTCCGATCGCCAACCGTGTCCGCGGCCTTGTCCGCATGGGCGAGCGGCGCTGGGACATGGTGCTGGACAAGGGGCAGCGCATTTTGCTGCCCGAAACGGGGGCGATGGCCGCCATTGACCGGGTGATCGCGCTGAACGAGGCGCAAGACCTATTGAAACGCGATGTGGCGGTTGTGGATATGCGCAACCCTGCACGCGCCACATTGAGATTAAGCACAGAAGCAGCGACCGCCATGCGGCGTGTTAGCGAAACGGGGACAGAAGAATAA
- a CDS encoding D-alanine--D-alanine ligase: protein MSSRANPKVVVLMGGPSAERDVSLSSGAECAAALRVSGCEVIEVDAGPDLVARLHDIAPDVVFNALHGRWGEDGCVQGVLEWLKIPYTHSGVLASALTMDKQRTKDVYRAAGLPFMHSVIAKSKDVEAAHVMDPPYVVKPFNEGSSVGVYIVGESANGPPQLAQEMPEDVMVETYAPGRELTTTVLDGKALTVTDIVTDGWYDYHAKYAEGGSHHVIPADLPQDIFDACMDYAVRAHVALGCRGLTRTDFRWDEARGLDGLILLETNTQPGMTPTSLAPEQAAHVGMDFPALCRWIVEDASCDR from the coding sequence ATGTCGAGCAGGGCAAACCCGAAAGTTGTGGTTCTGATGGGCGGCCCATCGGCGGAGCGTGACGTTTCGCTGTCGAGCGGTGCGGAATGTGCGGCAGCTTTGCGGGTATCAGGATGTGAAGTGATCGAGGTCGATGCAGGGCCTGACCTTGTCGCGCGCCTGCACGACATTGCCCCGGACGTTGTTTTTAACGCTTTGCACGGCCGCTGGGGTGAAGATGGCTGTGTGCAGGGTGTGCTGGAATGGCTGAAGATTCCCTACACGCATAGCGGTGTCCTTGCCTCTGCCCTGACGATGGACAAGCAGCGCACCAAGGATGTGTACCGCGCGGCTGGCTTGCCGTTCATGCATTCGGTCATTGCCAAGTCGAAGGACGTCGAAGCTGCGCATGTGATGGACCCGCCTTACGTGGTGAAGCCTTTTAACGAGGGATCCTCGGTCGGGGTGTATATCGTGGGGGAATCGGCCAATGGGCCGCCGCAGCTGGCCCAAGAGATGCCTGAGGATGTGATGGTCGAGACCTATGCACCCGGGCGGGAGTTGACGACCACCGTGCTGGACGGCAAGGCGCTGACGGTCACAGATATCGTGACCGATGGCTGGTATGATTATCACGCGAAATACGCGGAAGGTGGGTCGCACCATGTGATCCCTGCGGACCTGCCGCAGGATATTTTTGACGCTTGCATGGATTACGCGGTGCGGGCGCATGTGGCCTTGGGCTGTCGCGGGTTGACGCGTACCGATTTCCGCTGGGACGAGGCGCGCGGGCTGGACGGGTTGATCCTGCTTGAGACCAACACCCAGCCGGGCATGACGCCCACATCGCTGGCACCGGAACAGGCCGCGCATGTGGGCATGGATTTCCCGGCGCTGTGCCGTTGGATAGTGGAGGATGCGTCATGCGACCGTTAA
- the murB gene encoding UDP-N-acetylmuramate dehydrogenase: MRLPDVRGTLTRDRPLNSLTWLRVGGPADVLFQPADVDDLRDFLRDLDPDVPVFPMGVGSNLIVRDGGVRGVVIRLGRGFNGIAVDGQTVTAGAAALDAHVARRAAEAGVDLTFLRTIPGSIGGAVRMNAGCYGSYTADVFQSAEVVLRDGSLVTLGPDDLQFVYRSSAMPEGAVLISATLKGPEGDPAALAQRMEDQLAKRDETQPTKDRTAGSTFRNPAGFSSTGQADDTHDLKAWKVIDDAGMRGAKVGQAVMNEMHSNFLTNAGGASAKDLEDLGELVRKKVYAASGITLEWEIMRVGDRTLKNQE; encoded by the coding sequence ATGCGGCTACCTGATGTCAGAGGCACATTAACGCGGGACCGCCCCCTGAACAGCCTGACATGGCTGCGGGTGGGCGGGCCTGCCGATGTGCTGTTTCAGCCTGCGGATGTCGATGATCTGCGCGATTTTCTGCGCGATCTGGACCCGGATGTGCCGGTTTTTCCGATGGGTGTCGGGTCTAATCTGATCGTGCGCGACGGCGGGGTGCGCGGCGTGGTGATCCGGCTGGGACGCGGATTCAATGGGATCGCGGTCGACGGTCAGACCGTGACGGCGGGGGCGGCGGCGCTGGATGCGCATGTGGCGCGGCGCGCGGCAGAGGCGGGTGTGGACTTGACGTTCCTGCGCACTATTCCTGGCAGTATCGGCGGCGCTGTGCGGATGAATGCGGGCTGTTATGGGTCTTATACGGCGGATGTTTTTCAAAGTGCCGAGGTGGTTCTGCGCGATGGCAGTCTTGTGACGCTGGGGCCCGATGACCTGCAATTTGTCTATCGGTCCAGCGCCATGCCCGAAGGCGCGGTGCTGATCAGCGCGACGCTGAAAGGGCCGGAGGGTGATCCCGCGGCGCTGGCGCAGCGGATGGAAGATCAACTGGCCAAGCGGGACGAAACCCAGCCGACCAAGGACCGCACGGCAGGCAGCACGTTTCGCAATCCGGCGGGCTTTTCCAGTACCGGGCAGGCGGATGACACGCATGATCTGAAGGCTTGGAAGGTGATCGACGACGCGGGCATGCGCGGCGCCAAGGTGGGGCAGGCGGTGATGAACGAGATGCACTCGAACTTTCTGACCAATGCCGGTGGGGCGAGTGCAAAAGACCTTGAGGATTTGGGCGAGTTGGTCCGGAAAAAGGTTTACGCTGCCAGCGGGATCACGCTAGAGTGGGAAATTATGCGCGTGGGCGACCGCACGCTCAAAAATCAAGAATAA
- a CDS encoding UDP-N-acetylmuramate--alanine ligase, with the protein MDRTGLFGGGIKRAALAADLSGPLAAGAVAGLMGGLVVFAIMVLGAFIPFGIVGYLVRAGKNGLALSIAAVIGAMLYILVWGSDGRLGIDPLLAISWAMLFFVPALIGTLAGGLLGWLMRRRDDRSI; encoded by the coding sequence GTGGATCGGACTGGCCTTTTTGGCGGCGGGATCAAGCGTGCTGCGCTGGCCGCTGATCTATCTGGGCCGCTGGCTGCGGGCGCGGTTGCCGGGCTGATGGGCGGGCTGGTCGTCTTTGCGATCATGGTGCTTGGGGCGTTTATTCCGTTTGGCATTGTTGGCTATCTGGTGCGCGCGGGCAAGAACGGGCTGGCGCTGAGCATTGCCGCCGTGATTGGCGCGATGCTGTATATTCTGGTCTGGGGGTCCGACGGACGGCTGGGTATTGATCCGCTGCTGGCGATTTCCTGGGCGATGCTGTTTTTCGTGCCTGCACTGATCGGCACGCTGGCGGGCGGGCTGCTGGGCTGGCTGATGCGGCGCAGGGATGACCGCTCTATCTGA
- a CDS encoding DUF2484 family protein, whose amino-acid sequence MSFAWILNYLPIVLGLIWLVAANLLGMIPSRDNHWRRAYVLIALGVPLLGWITLEFGPWIGLAFLAAGSSVLRWPLIYLGRWLRARLPG is encoded by the coding sequence ATGAGCTTTGCCTGGATCCTGAATTATCTGCCCATCGTGTTGGGCCTGATCTGGCTGGTGGCGGCGAACCTGTTGGGTATGATCCCCAGCCGGGATAACCACTGGCGTCGCGCCTATGTGCTGATTGCGTTGGGCGTGCCGCTGCTGGGGTGGATCACGCTGGAGTTCGGGCCGTGGATCGGACTGGCCTTTTTGGCGGCGGGATCAAGCGTGCTGCGCTGGCCGCTGATCTATCTGGGCCGCTGGCTGCGGGCGCGGTTGCCGGGCTGA
- a CDS encoding DUF2484 family protein, with translation MTPSAILASVWVLAATATAFLPMKRQYRPGIVLLGAAPVLIVWLGVDYGALVGFLAAAGFVSMFRNPLIYFYRRARGERPDVPK, from the coding sequence ATGACCCCCTCTGCCATCCTCGCGAGCGTCTGGGTGCTGGCTGCCACGGCAACGGCCTTTTTGCCTATGAAACGGCAATATAGGCCGGGGATTGTGCTGTTGGGCGCGGCACCGGTGCTTATCGTATGGTTAGGCGTTGACTATGGGGCGCTCGTGGGCTTTTTGGCGGCAGCGGGTTTCGTGTCGATGTTTCGCAACCCGCTGATCTACTTTTACCGCCGCGCGAGGGGCGAGAGGCCGGACGTACCGAAATGA
- a CDS encoding glycosyltransferase has product MDLVSKLLVIAAGGTGGHMFPAQALAEAMLAKGWRVKLSTDARGARYTGGFPDAVEVNVVGSATFARGGALAKLAVPFRILGGIGMAKWRMLRARPDVVVGFGGYPAIPAMAAAWALRVPRMIHEQNGVLGRVNQLFARRVDQIACGTWPTELPAGVEGIHTGNPVRATILERQGAAYIPPGDYPMSVMVMGGSQGARILSDVVPAALAALPEALRHRLRVAHQAREEDLERVQSYYAEMGIPAEVQTFFTDVPERLAEAQLFIGRSGASTVADVSVIGRPAIFVPLAQAIRDEQSANARQMVDAGAAILMPESQFTAETLSDQVENVLGNPDGALQMAIAALSCGRPDATERLQALVETLAEGGQK; this is encoded by the coding sequence ATGGACCTTGTGAGCAAGTTGCTGGTCATTGCGGCAGGCGGCACGGGTGGGCATATGTTTCCCGCGCAGGCGTTGGCCGAGGCGATGTTGGCCAAGGGATGGCGCGTAAAGCTGAGCACCGATGCGCGCGGGGCGCGCTATACGGGCGGCTTTCCTGATGCGGTTGAGGTGAATGTTGTGGGCTCGGCCACTTTTGCGCGGGGTGGGGCGCTTGCCAAGCTGGCAGTGCCGTTTCGGATTTTGGGTGGCATTGGCATGGCCAAGTGGCGCATGTTGCGCGCCCGGCCTGATGTTGTTGTGGGCTTTGGGGGTTATCCAGCGATCCCGGCCATGGCGGCCGCTTGGGCCTTGCGCGTGCCGCGGATGATCCACGAGCAGAACGGTGTTTTGGGGCGGGTGAACCAGCTGTTTGCACGCCGCGTTGATCAGATTGCCTGCGGCACCTGGCCCACGGAATTGCCCGCCGGTGTTGAGGGCATTCACACAGGTAACCCGGTGCGGGCCACCATTCTGGAGCGGCAGGGGGCGGCCTATATCCCGCCCGGCGATTACCCGATGTCGGTCATGGTGATGGGGGGCTCTCAGGGGGCGCGCATTCTGTCGGACGTCGTACCTGCGGCACTGGCGGCCTTGCCAGAGGCGCTGCGCCACAGGCTGCGGGTCGCGCATCAGGCGCGCGAAGAAGATTTGGAGCGGGTTCAGTCCTATTATGCCGAGATGGGAATTCCAGCCGAGGTGCAGACGTTTTTTACCGACGTGCCGGAGCGGTTGGCCGAGGCGCAGTTGTTTATCGGGCGTTCTGGCGCGTCGACGGTTGCAGATGTCAGCGTGATCGGGCGTCCTGCGATTTTCGTCCCCCTCGCGCAGGCCATTCGGGATGAACAAAGCGCCAATGCGCGGCAGATGGTCGATGCAGGTGCTGCGATCCTGATGCCGGAAAGCCAATTCACGGCTGAGACCCTGTCCGACCAGGTGGAAAACGTGTTGGGCAACCCCGATGGGGCCCTGCAAATGGCAATCGCGGCCTTGTCCTGTGGCAGGCCGGACGCTACGGAGCGGCTTCAGGCGCTCGTTGAGACTTTGGCAGAGGGCGGACAGAAATGA
- the ftsW gene encoding putative lipid II flippase FtsW — protein MTEMVYGTAPVVHEDPVLPRWWRTIDKWTMSCILLLFGIGLLLGLASSPPLASKNGLEPFYYVTRQAFFGGMAMIVMFAFSMMNPQVVRRLAVLGFLAAFVALAFLPVFGTDFGKGATRWYSLGFASFQPSEFLKPGFVVMAAWLMAASMQVGGPPGKTYSLVLTIIIVTLLALQPDFGQACLILFSWGVMYFVAGAPMILLICLAGLVVAAGSFAYANSEHFARRIDGFLSPDLDPTTQLGYATNAIREGGFFGVGVGEGQVKWSLPDAHTDFIIAVAAEEYGLICVLVIIALYTVIVVRSLMRLMKERDPFIRLAGTGLACAFGVQAMINMGVAVRLLPAKGMTLPFVSYGGSSLIAGGIAVGMLLAFTRSRPQGEMEDLLRPGR, from the coding sequence ATGACGGAAATGGTCTATGGCACGGCACCTGTGGTCCATGAGGACCCGGTTTTGCCGCGTTGGTGGCGAACAATTGATAAATGGACGATGTCCTGCATCTTGTTGCTCTTTGGCATTGGGCTGCTGTTGGGGCTTGCGTCCTCGCCCCCGTTGGCGAGCAAAAACGGGTTGGAGCCGTTTTATTATGTGACGCGGCAGGCGTTTTTCGGCGGCATGGCGATGATCGTGATGTTTGCCTTTTCGATGATGAACCCGCAGGTGGTGCGGCGCTTGGCGGTGCTGGGGTTCCTTGCGGCCTTTGTGGCGCTGGCGTTTTTGCCTGTCTTTGGTACGGATTTCGGCAAGGGCGCGACACGGTGGTATTCGCTGGGGTTTGCATCGTTTCAACCTTCCGAGTTTTTGAAACCCGGATTTGTGGTGATGGCGGCCTGGTTGATGGCGGCGTCGATGCAGGTGGGCGGGCCGCCCGGCAAGACCTATTCGCTGGTGCTGACCATCATCATCGTGACCTTGCTGGCCTTGCAGCCGGACTTTGGGCAGGCCTGTTTGATCCTGTTTTCATGGGGTGTGATGTATTTCGTGGCCGGAGCGCCGATGATCCTGTTGATCTGTCTGGCAGGGCTGGTGGTGGCCGCGGGGTCGTTCGCCTATGCCAATTCAGAGCATTTCGCACGGCGGATTGACGGGTTTCTGAGCCCCGATTTGGATCCGACCACGCAGCTTGGCTATGCCACAAATGCGATCCGCGAGGGCGGGTTCTTTGGTGTGGGTGTCGGCGAAGGGCAGGTGAAGTGGTCCTTGCCGGATGCGCATACGGATTTCATTATCGCGGTGGCCGCCGAGGAATACGGGCTGATCTGCGTGCTGGTGATCATCGCACTTTATACGGTGATTGTGGTGCGCAGCCTGATGCGGCTGATGAAAGAGCGTGATCCGTTCATTCGGTTGGCGGGGACGGGCCTTGCCTGTGCCTTTGGCGTGCAGGCGATGATTAACATGGGGGTCGCGGTGAGGTTGTTGCCGGCCAAGGGGATGACGCTGCCGTTTGTGTCTTATGGTGGGTCGAGCCTGATTGCGGGGGGAATTGCCGTGGGGATGCTGCTGGCGTTCACCCGGTCGCGGCCACAGGGCGAGATGGAAGATTTGCTGAGGCCCGGGCGGTGA
- a CDS encoding glutathione S-transferase C-terminal domain-containing protein, which yields MTDDTSTQEDQTGAAARRAKGEFVRGVSGFRHAIGDADFPPEAGRYHLFVALNCPWCNRVTLARAVLGLQQAVTLDVAFPNRTGEGDPAGPNLWEFAPDRVATLTGAALPECTAETGTGAGLRLAKEIYQREGSDEQSVPVLYDKHTQRIVNNESAEIIRMLDAHAEALGSDLSGAARARLVPEEAALRAEVDRLNAQIYTAINNGAYKAGFSSDQAVYASAFAAYFEALNALEALLSDGRPFLTGEALTEADIRLFPTLYRHDPVYFLRMKLNGARILDYPNLWRWLCRVYALDGVAEAGSLVHCRQGYFGRSWNGTIPLGPHYPMSYPAAYAHPELAKA from the coding sequence ATGACGGACGACACGAGCACACAGGAAGATCAGACAGGGGCCGCGGCACGGCGCGCGAAAGGTGAGTTTGTGCGCGGTGTCAGTGGCTTTCGGCACGCGATTGGGGATGCGGATTTTCCGCCCGAGGCGGGGCGGTATCACCTGTTTGTCGCGCTGAATTGCCCGTGGTGCAATCGGGTCACGTTGGCGCGGGCGGTGTTGGGCTTGCAGCAGGCGGTCACGCTGGATGTGGCCTTTCCCAATCGCACGGGCGAGGGCGATCCGGCGGGGCCGAACCTGTGGGAGTTTGCGCCGGATCGGGTGGCAACACTGACCGGGGCGGCCTTGCCGGAGTGTACGGCTGAGACCGGGACCGGGGCAGGGTTGCGGCTGGCCAAGGAGATCTACCAGCGTGAAGGGTCGGATGAACAATCTGTGCCGGTGCTTTATGACAAGCACACCCAGCGGATCGTGAACAACGAAAGTGCCGAGATCATCCGGATGCTCGATGCCCATGCGGAGGCATTGGGGTCTGATCTATCCGGGGCCGCGCGGGCGCGGTTGGTACCGGAGGAGGCGGCGCTGCGCGCAGAGGTCGACAGGTTGAACGCGCAGATTTACACAGCGATCAACAATGGGGCCTACAAGGCGGGGTTTTCGTCGGATCAGGCGGTCTATGCCAGTGCTTTTGCGGCATACTTTGAGGCTTTGAACGCGCTGGAGGCGCTGTTGTCGGATGGGCGGCCTTTTCTGACAGGTGAGGCGTTGACCGAAGCCGATATCCGTTTGTTCCCAACGCTGTATCGGCATGATCCGGTGTATTTTCTGCGCATGAAGCTGAACGGTGCGCGGATTTTGGATTACCCGAATCTGTGGCGTTGGCTGTGCCGGGTTTATGCGCTGGATGGCGTGGCAGAGGCGGGATCATTGGTGCATTGCAGGCAGGGCTATTTCGGGCGGTCGTGGAACGGCACGATCCCCTTGGGGCCGCACTATCCGATGTCCTACCCCGCGGCTTATGCCCATCCAGAGCTTGCCAAGGCATGA
- a CDS encoding GNAT family N-acetyltransferase: MAIDVSFVTEVSDVAAFEALLLDYYEDVLQVAYAAGLPEQSPAGLARASIDHLDEMLPPKGRLLLARDQDGQLVGCGTLRRIRPDAVEMKRMFVRPQARGTGVGRQLFEMRIAEARQMGCRAVYADTAKGNRAMLAM, encoded by the coding sequence ATGGCAATCGACGTATCATTTGTGACAGAGGTGTCGGATGTCGCCGCGTTTGAGGCCTTGCTGCTGGATTATTATGAAGACGTCTTGCAGGTCGCATATGCGGCGGGGTTGCCGGAGCAATCGCCTGCGGGGTTGGCACGTGCCTCGATTGATCATCTGGACGAGATGTTGCCGCCAAAGGGGCGGCTGTTGCTGGCCCGTGATCAGGATGGGCAGTTGGTGGGCTGCGGCACCTTGCGGCGGATCAGGCCCGATGCGGTGGAAATGAAGCGGATGTTCGTGCGCCCGCAAGCGCGGGGGACGGGTGTGGGCCGGCAATTGTTCGAGATGCGGATCGCGGAGGCGCGCCAGATGGGGTGTCGGGCAGTTTATGCCGATACCGCAAAGGGCAACCGCGCGATGCTGGCGATGTAA
- a CDS encoding NAD(P)/FAD-dependent oxidoreductase, producing MHVNTLILGAGAAGLMAAAHSGPSTLVIDHAKAPGEKIRISGGGRCNFTNLHAGPENFISQNPHFAKSALSRYTQWDFIDLVARHGIPYHEKTLGQLFCDTTARDIIAMLLAEMAPADLWLNTSATDIRHDGQFRATLTRDGKTTPITARNLVLATGGKSIPKMGATGLAYQIADHFGLNVITPRPGLVPLTFGDTFAPISGTALPSKVTAGGTTFEEATLFTHRGLSGPAILQASSYWTEGDAISLNLSPTQDLFSALTAAKRAEGRKGLTSALSQVLPNRLVQYLADTLPPGPIAEMSDAALADIAQRLHHWHLTPTGSEGYRTAEVTLGGIDTAALNSKTMEAKTLPGLYAIGEAVDVTGWLGGYNFQWAWSSGWACGQAIASQKPIA from the coding sequence ATGCACGTCAACACGCTCATCCTTGGTGCCGGGGCCGCAGGGCTGATGGCCGCGGCCCACTCAGGCCCGTCAACGCTGGTCATCGACCATGCGAAAGCACCGGGCGAGAAAATCCGCATCTCAGGCGGTGGCCGCTGCAACTTTACCAACCTCCACGCGGGGCCCGAGAATTTCATCTCCCAAAACCCGCATTTCGCCAAATCAGCGCTCAGCCGCTACACCCAATGGGACTTCATCGACCTCGTGGCGCGCCACGGCATTCCCTACCATGAAAAGACCCTGGGCCAGCTCTTTTGCGACACAACGGCCCGCGACATCATCGCCATGCTGCTGGCCGAAATGGCCCCTGCTGATCTGTGGCTGAATACCTCTGCGACAGACATCCGGCACGACGGCCAGTTCCGCGCGACCCTGACCCGCGACGGCAAAACTACCCCGATCACCGCCCGCAACCTTGTGCTCGCCACAGGCGGCAAATCCATCCCCAAGATGGGGGCCACGGGCCTCGCCTACCAGATCGCAGACCACTTCGGCCTGAACGTGATCACACCCCGCCCCGGCCTCGTGCCACTCACCTTCGGTGACACTTTCGCGCCAATCTCCGGCACAGCCCTGCCGTCAAAAGTCACCGCGGGCGGCACCACCTTTGAAGAAGCGACACTCTTCACCCACCGCGGCCTCTCTGGCCCCGCGATCCTGCAAGCCTCCAGCTACTGGACCGAAGGTGACGCGATCAGTCTCAACCTCTCTCCCACGCAGGACCTCTTTTCAGCGCTGACGGCGGCCAAGCGCGCGGAAGGACGGAAAGGACTGACAAGCGCCCTGTCACAGGTCTTGCCCAACCGGCTGGTGCAATACCTTGCAGACACCCTGCCCCCCGGCCCCATCGCAGAGATGTCGGACGCCGCGCTGGCCGACATCGCCCAGCGCTTGCACCACTGGCACCTCACACCCACCGGCTCCGAAGGCTACCGGACAGCAGAGGTTACACTGGGTGGCATCGACACCGCCGCACTCAATTCCAAAACGATGGAGGCCAAGACCCTCCCCGGCCTCTATGCCATTGGCGAAGCTGTGGACGTCACCGGATGGCTGGGTGGCTACAACTTCCAATGGGCCTGGTCGTCCGGCTGGGCCTGCGGTCAGGCGATCGCGTCACAAAAACCGATCGCCTGA